A window from Kwoniella pini CBS 10737 chromosome 1, complete sequence encodes these proteins:
- a CDS encoding rRNA 2'-O-methyltransferase fibrillarin — MAFGERGGRGGGRGGGAGGRGGFGGGRGGGGGGRGGFGGGDRGGFGGGRGGGGGRGGPRGGGAARGGRGAPRGGPGGRGGFGGGRGGKPGMGKKGPGAVTLEPHKHAGVYIAKGKEHLLVTRNMTPGESVYGEKRISIASTNSEGEEEKIEYRVWNPFRSKLAAGILGGLDNIYIAPGAKVLYLGAASGSSVSHVSDIVGPEGVVYAVEFSHRPGRELIGMAKKRTNVVPIVDDARHPQKYRMLVQMVDVIFADVAQPDQARIISLNAHHFLKNDGAIVISIKANCIDSTAPAAQVFASEVNNMRKEGIKPKEQLTLEPYERDHAIVVGKYERHSGN, encoded by the exons ATGGCTTTCG GTGAACGAGGAGGACGAGGTGGCGGACGTGGTGGCGGAGCTGGTGGTAGAGGAGGATTCGGcggtggaagaggtggtggtggaggaggaagaggtggatttggtggtggtgaCAGAGGAGGGTTCGGTGGTGGtagaggtggtggtggtggaagaggtggacCAAGAGGAGGTGGTGCTGCTAGAGGTGGTAGAGGTGCACCAAGAGGTGGTCcaggtggaagaggtggattCGGTGGTGGTAGAGGCGGTAAACCAGGTATGGGTAAAAAAGGACCTGGTGCTGTTACTCTTGAACCACATAAACACGCTGGTGTTTATATCGCCAAAGGAAAAGAACATCTTTTAGTAACAAGGAATATGACTCCAGGAGAATCAGTATATGGtgaaaaaagaatttcaatCGCTTCTACAAATtctgaaggtgaagaagaaaaaattgaatacAGAGTTTGGAATCCTTTCAGAAGTAAATTGGCTGCTGGTATCCTAGGTGGTTTAGATAACATTTAC ATCGCTCCTGGAGCTAAAGTTTTATACCTTGGTGCTGCATCCGGTTCATCGGTATCTCACGTATCAGATATCGTCGGTCCAGAAGGTGTCGTTTATGCAGTAGAATTTTCTCATAGACCAGGTAGAGAATTAATTGGAATGGCAAAGAAAAGGACGAATGTTGTTC caattgttgatgatgcaCGACATCCTCAAAAATATAGAATGTTAGTTCAAATGGTTGATGTTATTTTTGCAGATGTTGCACAACCAGATCAAGCAAGaattatttctttaaaCGCACATCATTTCTTAAAAAATGATGGTGcaattgtaatttcaattaaagcAAATTGTATTGATTCAACTGCACCTGCTGCACAAGTTTTCGCAAGTGAAGTTAATAATatgagaaaagaaggtattaAACCTAAAGAACAACTTACTTTAGAACCTTATGAAAGAGATCATGCTATTGTTGTTGGTAAATATGAAAGACATTCTGGTAATTAG